A window of Pirellulales bacterium genomic DNA:
ACCCAGCGCCAACAGGCCCCGCGCCGCACGGTCGATCTCGCCCAAAAGTTCCGCGAAGCTATAGCGCACGCCCAGTGCCGGGAACACCAGCGCATCGCGGTCCGGGAACGCCCGGGCCGTGCGCACGAGCACCTGGCCGATCGAGAGCCCCTCGACCCAGGGCACGTTCTGTTCGTGTGCTGTCTGCATTCGTCGCGCGGTGACAGGATTCGCCACCGTCCCCGTCGTTTGGTTTGCTACCGCCATGACATTCTACCTCCGCGTGCGCTCGAACATCGCGACCGCAATCGGCACGTACACCATCAGGGGAAGCCATGCCGAGAGGGCCGGGCTGAGCATGTACACCGTACCCAGGTATTGGCACGAGAGCACCGTCAACGAGTAAACGCTGACCAGGCCCACGCACATGCCGATCGAGAGGAACATGTTCCGGCTCTCGCGCGACAGGACGAGCGGCAACCCCAGAAACAACAGGGTAATGTCCAACAGGGGCTGCACGACTCGCACGTGTACGGCCACGCGCACGTCGGGACCGAAATCGAGGCTGGGATTTTTCAGCCCGGCGACCATTTCCGAGACCGACGAGAATTGTCGCCATTGGGCGCCGCCTTGCAATTGCTCGAAAGTGACATCGCTGACGACAAAGCACTGGTTCGGTTCGAGCCAGCCCTTGGCGTCGGCGGGCGTGATAATCACGTCGTGCCCGCCGAGGCGCAGCGACCCGCGCTCGTCGATGCCGGCGGGCTCTTTGACTTCATCGAGCAAATAGCCGCCAGGATGCCCGTTCTCGGGCTCCTTGTAAAAGGCGCTCGTTGCGGTGAGCTGCGTGCCCCAGGCGCTCAACTCAGGCGGCAAGAGAAAGCTGGCCGTCTGGATCCGTTTTTCGTTGGTGAAGAGCGTGTTGCCGCGCAGGAGGATGTTCGTCTGATTATCGCGCTGCGGCCGAAATTGCTGCGCCTGGTCGCCGGCCAGGTTCCGCGCATCGCGGCTCAATTGTTGACGCATCCGCGGGATGACCAGCTCGCGGCCGGCGGCGGTCAAAAGCGCCAAGGTGACGCAGGCGAAGATAACCGGCTTAACGACCCGCACCCGCGAGATACCGGCCGCCATGAGCGCCGTCAGTTCATTGTGCCTTTGAATCCAGGTCACGGTGAACATCGCCGCGATCAGCGAAATCACGCCGCTCAGACGCTCGAAAAAGCCGATCGACTTGTAGAAGTAGTAGTCACCCAGCGTCCGCAGCAGTGAGCCCTCGACCTCCGAGTAGCGCAGAAAATCATCCAGGTGGCTGAACGCATCCAGCACGACGTACAGGCCCGTCAAGCTGATGAAGCAGATCGCAAAGACGTGAACGAACTGCTTCAGCAAATAGCGATCGACGATTTTCATCGGGGGGGCGCAGTCGCGATCCACGGGGCGAATCCGGCTGGCCGTCGTACGAAGCGACGGCCCCGGTGTGCTAGCACCAACGCGCGAAAACA
This region includes:
- a CDS encoding LptF/LptG family permease, which codes for MDRDCAPPMKIVDRYLLKQFVHVFAICFISLTGLYVVLDAFSHLDDFLRYSEVEGSLLRTLGDYYFYKSIGFFERLSGVISLIAAMFTVTWIQRHNELTALMAAGISRVRVVKPVIFACVTLALLTAAGRELVIPRMRQQLSRDARNLAGDQAQQFRPQRDNQTNILLRGNTLFTNEKRIQTASFLLPPELSAWGTQLTATSAFYKEPENGHPGGYLLDEVKEPAGIDERGSLRLGGHDVIITPADAKGWLEPNQCFVVSDVTFEQLQGGAQWRQFSSVSEMVAGLKNPSLDFGPDVRVAVHVRVVQPLLDITLLFLGLPLVLSRESRNMFLSIGMCVGLVSVYSLTVLSCQYLGTVYMLSPALSAWLPLMVYVPIAVAMFERTRR